Within the Medicago truncatula cultivar Jemalong A17 chromosome 4, MtrunA17r5.0-ANR, whole genome shotgun sequence genome, the region cacaattgaaacacaaaaGAGCTCTTCAAGGGAACATTTCCAATCAGGTTCACACACCTTTTTTCTTAATGTCAATGAAAGTTTCTTctgtttaaattaatttttctagtGGTCCTCAACTTTTCACTGGGGGGCTAACACGATATTCAAGATTGTCTCCAAATTCACGTTTATACTTGGACCTTTGCAATAAAGTACTCCATATTCTTAGTAAGTTGTAACTTGTAACCCAAAAAACGGTGTATATATTTAGTTAATTACCTACTCTTAGTAGATATGTTATTTTGGAAagattccattttttatttcattttgctATTGATTCCATCGTTAACatatatttgaataaaaaagagGGAAAATATGATGATTCAGATTCGAATAATGGATTTCACATCAAATATTTTCACCGTCAATTTGGTCATACGCTAATTAGCAATTTGTAAACGCATAATAAAGATCATTATATTGTCAAACCTTcacttttataatttataatccAAAACATTTCCAACAAAAGGCATCCTTTGcattaatattttaactttttgtaATTAAAGCCCCCCATTTCCAACACAAGGGTCTCTCATTCAGAAAATTCTCCCGGGTACGTAACTGTGTATAGAAGATAAATTTGTTTTAAGCATCAAATTGAAAACTAGAAGAATGTTAACATTCAAATCATCATTGAATTGCCTATTATAAATACCACTGAAACTCTCGAGTACAAGCACAACAAACCTTTCTCACATTTAACTTGTTAACTAATCAACTTGAAAACAGTTCTTTGTCACACTTCACTAGCTAACATGGCTGCCAATAATCAATTATATCATAGCATTTCATTGGCATTGTTTTTCTGCTTGGGATTGTTTGCTATTCAAGTCACTTCTCGTACTCTCCAAGATGACTCCATCATATATGAGAAGCATGAACAATGGATGGTTCACTATGGCAAAGTCTATAAGGATCTTCAAGAAAGAGAGAATCGTTTAAAGATATTCAAAGAAAACGTAAATTACATTGAAGCTTCCAACAATGCTGGCAATAACAAGTTATACAAATTAGGCATTAATCAATTTGCAGACCTCACCAACGAGGAGTTCATAGCATCTAGAAACAAATTCAAAGGTCATATGTGCTCCTCAATCACAAAGACAAGTACTTTTAAGTATGAAAATGCAAGTGTTCCATCAACAGTGGATTGGAGAAAGAAAGGAGCAGTAACACCAGTGAAGAACCAAGGTCAATGTGGTAAGTGTCTATCTATTATGTAATGCATTCAATTACAAACTATGTGATCAAATATTGAATTGTCATTAAATTctagttaattttaatttaccTTTTTGTAGGATGTTGTTGGGCATTTTCTGCTGTTGCGGCAACCGAAGGAATCCATAAGTTGAGTACTGGGAAGTTGGTCTCTTTATCGgaacaagaacttgttgattgtGACACAAAAGGTGTAGACCAAGGTTGTGAGGGTGGTCTTATGGATGATgctttcaaattcatcattcaaaATCATGGACTCAACACTGAAGCTCAATACCCCTATCAAGGTGTTGACGGAACTTGCAGTGCAAACAAAGCATCCATCCATGCAGTTACTATTACCGGGTATGAAGATGTCCCTGCCAACAATGAGCAGGCACTGCAGAAAGCTGTGGCAAATCAACCAATTTCCGTAGCTATTGATGCTAGTGGGTCTGACTTTCAGTTTTACAAAAGTGGTGTCTTTACTGGTTCATGTGGAACTGAGTTGGACCATGGTGTCACAGCCGTAGGTTATGGTGTCGGTAATGATGGAACCAAGTATTGGTTGGTTAAGAATTCATGGGGAACTGATTGGGGTGAAGAAGGATACATTAAGATGCAAAGGGGAGTCGATGCAGCCGAAGGACTTTGTGGCATTGCAATGGAAGCATCTTACCCTACTGCTTAACTTCCAAACTTAATGCGTATGTTACCTAAACTTTGTAATTCGATCAAAGCTGTGATTGATTGTGCATTTATCATCTATTAGCTACATTCATCATGGTTTCTATGACTATTTGTGTATAGTGTATATATACTTGTGCATTTATCAATACAAAGAAGATATTAAGAGTAAATCCTATTGTTCGTTCTTCTCCttctttagttttattttattcgcTTTCATAATTTTCGAAATCCCGTAAATCTTATTTTTTACTTGCAAAGGGATTTCAGGTGTTTATTGTTTCTCTCTTCCAACTTACAGCTTCTCTTTAAAGTAACATTGGTTTaggtttttgaaatataatgtAAGTCAAACAAGACGAATGTTGaagttcaaaattcaaaattttaaacacGCAGCAGTTTAATTTAACACTTCTTTCACAAATTGCTTTGGTAAGATTATTAGATATTTCCAAGTTATTTCAATGAGAAAAttgaaacaaacttttttttttttttttaaaaaaaaaggtatagaaacaaagttatttttcataagaGGATATGTTCAAACAGCTATATAAACTTGATTAAATTCTTTCAAACGTCACCTTAATGAAGACTCCAGTATCAATTCACGGACAATAGTGACTCCCAAACTCATGATAGTTCTGGCCTATCTAATTGGTAGACTGGAGCTTCTACATTCCCCCAGTTAATGCAACGATGGATGAAAAATTCCATGCACTTTGACATCAAAGTTTCAAACAGACTTGGCATTTAACACCCAGATGAATGCTCGCCCCAAACTAACATGTATTGCTTCTCCATTTTCATGACTTGTGTGACCCACTAAACAAGCTTCAAACATACATTTAATCAACTTTCTGTTTGGAAAGTAAATGAGAACATCAATCTGCACTTGTAATAAAAATTACGGACATCTCTTATTGCTGTGGTATAGATTAATCTTGAGTTCAATGTTGCATGATAATATAGTAAGAGTAAAATCCTTGATCCCTTGCCTCTATCTCTTGAAAGAAGCCCAAACAGAAAATGCGAGTTAGTAAAAAATGACAACTCAAAAATCTGTGAACATAATTTATTACCTCATTTCTAATATGTCATCAAACAACATTCCTCATTCGTAAAATAAATCTTAGTACTACAAAGTGGTCATACAAAACTTCAATACAAGCACTCAACCATTTTAAAACTCACTCACGATAGCTGCTACTTTGAGCGATTACTGAAAGGAAATCAACTCAAGAAAGGCAATAATTGGTTCATGTTCTAGTTAGACTGGCGCAACTCGGGACGGACAAAGTCTGCATCTGCTGGCACTGAAATGTCTAATGTGGGTCTCAGTTCAGCACAAACTTCAATGGCTCCGTGCACTGGGTCTGACATGAAGTTGCTGATTAAGTCCTGGTTGATAGGAGCTCCATTGTCCACTGCCACCAAAGCCTGCTGAGTTAGGATATAATCAAATCTGGGGGCCCATTTCCTTGAACCTAACCTTGCTGTGGTTGAGCAGTTGTCAACCATGAAAGAAACACCCCGAGCATGCATGAATGGATTCAAAGAATCAACTGATTCGATCACACTCTCATTAATGATTTCAGAGTAAGAATGTCCTTTCTTCCTCAAGATCTCAATCTGGAAATTgttaaaaacattcaaataaacaaaagaaaggGTCAGTTTTATGTGCCAATTCTACCACAAAGATAAGcaagaaaattgaaaacaaagatcagaattgtttaaaataaaaatcatgctTTGTTGTTAGTGGATGACTAATAACTAACTATTCAGTCGCAAATCATGGGACAAAGCTATACTGAGCTTATTTCTAAAGTGAGCAACTAAATGTGTACTTGCCTTTGATTTAATTACAAGTACAAcacccataaaaaaattaagggcGAATACACTGCTACCCTCACATACAAGGTAATCTCAATTTAAATGTTACTAAATATTAGCAGTAAATTAAGGACCACTTGGACGAAGAAATTTATGTAACATAATATACATGAACTACCAATAAATGCGCAAAAAACATTGATAACAGAATAAGAAATATACCTGGGCCATCATCAACGCCACAAAGACACCAGCAGTAAATGGATATAGAGGACCTAGATCACCTGCTGGCCTTGTAGAGCGAACAACTTCACCGACCTTCCACATCCGGGTCTGATCAATTTTGCCCATGGGAAATGCAGGCAGACCCTCTTTCTCCTGTAAAACACGGAAATAATTTGAAGTCCTCCACATAAAGGCCAACTCTAAATGTAAAATAGATATGCACTTACGTAAAAGCGACGACCAGCCAAAACAACACTACGAATCTCACTACCACTGGCTACATCTTCATAGCACTCATACAAAATGTCCATGCAGGGATAAAAGGAAGCACTGTATGCTTTCTCAAATTCCCTCTTTCCATCTTCAGATAAAGCATTGTATACAGCCAACATACCCTATCCAACCAAAAAGAAGAACACTTATGTCACAACTCACAAGCCCAC harbors:
- the LOC11410471 gene encoding senescence-specific cysteine protease SAG39, translated to MAANNQLYHSISLALFFCLGLFAIQVTSRTLQDDSIIYEKHEQWMVHYGKVYKDLQERENRLKIFKENVNYIEASNNAGNNKLYKLGINQFADLTNEEFIASRNKFKGHMCSSITKTSTFKYENASVPSTVDWRKKGAVTPVKNQGQCGCCWAFSAVAATEGIHKLSTGKLVSLSEQELVDCDTKGVDQGCEGGLMDDAFKFIIQNHGLNTEAQYPYQGVDGTCSANKASIHAVTITGYEDVPANNEQALQKAVANQPISVAIDASGSDFQFYKSGVFTGSCGTELDHGVTAVGYGVGNDGTKYWLVKNSWGTDWGEEGYIKMQRGVDAAEGLCGIAMEASYPTA